A region of Frederiksenia canicola DNA encodes the following proteins:
- the trxA gene encoding thioredoxin, with product MSSVIHTTDATFEKDVLQSDVPVLLDFWAPWCGPCRAIGPVLDDLAAQVGDKARIVKMNVDENQQIPAEFGVRSIPYLLIFKNGEVVAQQVGAQNLPAFLEKLA from the coding sequence ATGAGCAGCGTAATTCATACAACTGATGCCACTTTTGAAAAAGACGTTTTACAATCTGACGTACCTGTATTATTAGACTTCTGGGCTCCTTGGTGTGGCCCTTGCCGTGCAATCGGTCCAGTACTAGACGATTTAGCCGCACAAGTAGGTGATAAGGCACGTATTGTAAAAATGAATGTTGATGAAAACCAACAAATCCCTGCAGAATTTGGCGTGCGTAGCATTCCATACCTTCTCATTTTCAAAAATGGTGAAGTAGTTGCACAACAAGTTGGCGCACAAAATTTACCCGCATTTTTAGAAAAATTAGCCTAA
- a CDS encoding class I adenylate cyclase, translating to MRELVLNPPTVSNSCLDLASSLTFAKKRVDALEAYRIKRLLNNCSEGFQTVFSLLPVLIHYNHPSLLCYTENAPYGLYDFHLDSTQQKYLESLIEQPLFANRFAQFDALYVMGSLGSVTQNSLSDIDLWLCRSLRLCPNQEKSLNDKLDKIKNWAKSLGVDIHFYLMNPEEFSAREYRNDISTENSGSAQHYLLLDEFYRSAIRLAGKRVLWLHMLDSERPYTEVIAEGVSQRIIHLEEWIDFGDFSDLSLSEYFGASLWQLYKGINSPYKSAIKIFLLESYAETYPDTHLISRKFKQLLLSDQAVSYHFDPYLAMLEQVTIYLEKRKEFNRLECLRYCFYVKATEGQLDDWRRQELRKLAFSWGWHEQEMLSLEAKSEWKIKQAMRHQKMLVAQLLQSYRNLINFARKFHIDPSIMPQDTDLLMRKLYSVFEISPGKVELINGKIAKNLGENELTFVEVTENSATKAGWYLLNHAPLSAYDSNKRYVQYHKSLNKLVAWAYFNGILTVNSQLHLVSQTVSLSKLRQFIADLRLSFPAQAPKMTDDDLYHPNEIRNLIVAVNLTKDPTTKLRSRRELSQIDLLNLSLSNQGVIGSVSVMYRNMWNEIITQHIEGQDSILKALKLISNKIYRSSAPPQSVSVFCYSSQLRNELQKFVTALVHRCISVQTGTMFEKQSYTFKLAGKKWQFVFNQQVELKELPLDEQKNERLNAPKVIYNFASEGFLQFFFEDNPDETFNVYALDKQNHLETYLNCIGRKEEKITRIIRSYTENDNSESADYIESFNYPQFYQLLKEENETIIVPFQSKRHRDYIQNM from the coding sequence ATGAGAGAGCTTGTTTTAAATCCACCAACTGTTTCAAATAGCTGTTTGGATTTAGCAAGCTCGCTCACATTTGCCAAAAAACGTGTAGACGCATTGGAAGCTTATCGCATCAAGCGACTATTAAATAATTGTAGCGAAGGTTTTCAAACAGTTTTTTCGTTGTTGCCTGTCCTAATTCATTATAACCATCCGAGTTTGCTTTGTTATACGGAAAACGCTCCGTATGGGTTATATGATTTCCATTTAGATTCTACCCAACAAAAGTATTTAGAATCTCTTATTGAGCAGCCTTTATTCGCAAATAGATTTGCCCAATTCGATGCACTTTATGTAATGGGAAGTCTTGGTTCAGTAACACAGAATTCGCTCTCTGATATTGATTTATGGCTTTGCCGTTCCCTGCGGTTATGCCCAAATCAAGAAAAGTCATTGAATGATAAGTTAGATAAAATCAAAAATTGGGCAAAATCTCTCGGTGTGGATATCCATTTCTATCTAATGAACCCTGAGGAATTTTCGGCTCGTGAATATCGTAATGATATTAGTACGGAGAATAGTGGTTCGGCCCAACATTACTTATTGTTAGATGAGTTTTATCGTTCTGCAATTCGGTTGGCAGGAAAACGAGTGCTTTGGTTACACATGCTGGATAGTGAGCGTCCTTATACAGAAGTTATTGCAGAAGGTGTTTCTCAGAGAATTATTCATTTAGAGGAATGGATAGATTTTGGTGATTTTTCTGATCTTTCATTGAGCGAATATTTTGGGGCTAGTTTATGGCAACTTTATAAAGGAATTAATAGTCCATATAAATCGGCGATCAAGATTTTTCTTCTTGAGAGTTACGCGGAAACTTATCCTGATACGCATTTAATCTCTCGGAAATTTAAGCAGTTATTGCTTTCAGATCAAGCTGTGAGTTATCACTTTGACCCTTATCTTGCGATGCTTGAGCAAGTAACGATCTATTTAGAAAAACGTAAAGAGTTCAATCGACTAGAGTGTTTGCGTTATTGTTTCTATGTGAAAGCAACGGAAGGTCAGTTAGATGATTGGAGGCGACAAGAGCTCCGTAAACTTGCTTTTTCTTGGGGATGGCATGAACAAGAAATGTTATCGCTTGAAGCAAAAAGTGAATGGAAAATAAAACAAGCCATGCGGCATCAGAAAATGCTGGTTGCTCAGTTATTGCAAAGTTATCGTAATTTAATTAATTTTGCCCGTAAATTTCATATTGATCCAAGCATTATGCCTCAAGATACGGATCTTTTGATGAGAAAACTTTACTCGGTATTTGAGATTTCTCCCGGTAAGGTTGAGTTGATTAATGGAAAAATTGCGAAAAACTTAGGCGAAAATGAACTGACTTTTGTTGAAGTTACTGAGAATAGTGCGACTAAAGCCGGATGGTATTTGCTCAATCATGCACCATTGAGTGCTTATGATTCTAATAAACGTTATGTTCAGTATCATAAATCGTTAAACAAACTAGTTGCGTGGGCTTATTTTAATGGGATCCTGACAGTAAATAGCCAATTGCATCTTGTTAGTCAAACTGTGAGTTTATCTAAACTTCGCCAATTTATCGCTGATTTACGGCTTTCATTTCCTGCACAAGCACCCAAAATGACGGATGATGACCTTTATCATCCAAACGAAATTCGTAACTTAATTGTTGCGGTAAATTTAACTAAGGATCCAACAACAAAGTTGCGTTCCCGTCGTGAATTATCACAAATTGACTTGTTAAACTTGAGTTTATCCAATCAAGGGGTTATTGGTAGTGTTAGTGTGATGTATCGAAATATGTGGAATGAAATTATCACACAGCATATTGAGGGGCAGGACTCTATTTTAAAAGCATTAAAGCTAATTTCCAATAAAATTTATCGTAGCTCTGCCCCCCCGCAATCAGTTAGTGTGTTTTGCTATAGTTCTCAGCTTCGTAATGAGTTACAAAAATTTGTGACGGCATTAGTTCATCGCTGTATTTCTGTACAAACAGGAACGATGTTTGAGAAGCAATCTTACACATTTAAACTTGCGGGTAAAAAGTGGCAGTTCGTTTTTAATCAGCAGGTGGAGCTAAAAGAGTTGCCTTTAGACGAACAGAAAAACGAGAGATTGAACGCACCAAAAGTAATTTATAATTTTGCTAGCGAGGGTTTTTTACAGTTCTTTTTTGAAGATAATCCAGATGAGACTTTTAATGTCTATGCTCTAGATAAGCAGAATCATCTTGAGACTTATTTGAATTGTATAGGAAGAAAAGAAGAAAAAATAACTCGAATTATTCGTTCTTATACGGAAAATGATAATTCAGAGAGCGCTGATTACATTGAGAGTTTTAATTATCCGCAGTTTTATCAGTTACTTAAGGAAGAAAACGAAACAATTATTGTGCCATTTCAAAGCAAGCGGCACCGAGACTATATTCAGAATATGTAA
- a CDS encoding DUF1801 domain-containing protein → MNPKVRNLLNDWQTVNPDLYEIANSVRMRILQLAGTVDEEVKYSGILFAAPVPFCGIFVYKQHVSVEFSHGAKIVDPHGLLEGKGKGRRHLKLHTLEDVENKHLADYLQLAQKVAE, encoded by the coding sequence ATGAACCCAAAAGTAAGAAATCTGCTGAATGACTGGCAAACGGTTAATCCCGATTTGTATGAAATCGCCAATAGTGTACGCATGAGAATATTGCAACTGGCAGGTACAGTTGATGAAGAAGTGAAATATAGCGGTATTCTGTTTGCCGCACCTGTACCGTTTTGCGGCATTTTTGTTTATAAGCAACATGTATCGGTGGAATTTAGTCATGGCGCCAAGATAGTAGACCCGCACGGTTTATTAGAAGGAAAAGGCAAAGGACGTCGTCATTTGAAATTACACACACTTGAAGACGTAGAAAATAAGCATTTGGCGGATTACTTACAATTGGCACAAAAAGTAGCGGAGTAA
- a CDS encoding VOC family protein: MNQKVKNLLEISKLTPVFAVENVQKTAGFYTKHLGFQLAFAVPNHDAVEESFENGKEYRYAMLKSGKAEIAFQRLDTFQNDIHFAKNQPIGASVSFYMDVDNIEDLYNRLKSENLEITELKTTWYGVLEFYLKDLNGYTLGFAKAA; this comes from the coding sequence ATGAACCAAAAAGTAAAAAATCTGCTGGAAATAAGCAAATTAACACCTGTTTTTGCGGTGGAAAATGTACAGAAAACCGCCGGATTTTATACCAAACATTTAGGTTTTCAGTTGGCTTTTGCCGTTCCTAATCACGATGCAGTGGAGGAAAGCTTTGAAAATGGCAAAGAATATCGTTATGCGATGCTGAAATCGGGGAAAGCAGAGATCGCATTTCAGCGATTAGATACTTTTCAAAACGACATTCATTTTGCTAAAAATCAACCTATTGGGGCTTCAGTCTCTTTTTATATGGATGTTGATAATATCGAAGATTTATACAATCGGTTAAAGTCTGAAAATTTAGAAATAACCGAACTGAAAACAACTTGGTATGGCGTTCTCGAATTTTACCTGAAAGACTTAAACGGATACACTTTGGGCTTTGCCAAAGCAGCGTAA
- the tal gene encoding transaldolase, with product MNQLDALREMTVVVADTGDIDAIKAYQPEDATTNPSLILSASALPQYAPLIDEAVAYAKAQSNDKAQQLIDAEDKLAVNIGLEILKVVKGRISTEVDARYSYDTEKTIAKARKLIGLYNAAGISNDRILIKIASTWQGIKAAEQLEKEGINCNLTLLFSQAQARACAEAGVYLISPFVGRILDWYKANGEKKEFASAEDPGVISVTSIYNYYKEYGYNTVVMGASFRNVGEITELAGCDRLTIAPALLKELQESNQPLVRKLAFNGEVKVRPARMTEAEFYWEHNSDPMAVEKLAEGIRKFAIDQEKLEAMLSAKL from the coding sequence ATGAATCAATTAGATGCATTACGCGAAATGACCGTTGTGGTTGCGGACACTGGCGACATTGACGCTATCAAAGCTTACCAACCAGAAGATGCGACCACAAACCCTTCTTTGATTTTAAGTGCTTCTGCACTACCACAATATGCACCATTAATTGACGAAGCTGTTGCTTACGCCAAAGCACAAAGCAATGACAAAGCTCAACAATTGATTGATGCAGAAGACAAACTGGCGGTGAACATCGGTTTAGAAATTTTAAAAGTGGTGAAAGGTCGTATTTCAACTGAAGTGGATGCTCGCTACTCTTACGACACAGAAAAAACCATTGCCAAAGCACGCAAATTGATCGGCTTATACAATGCCGCGGGCATTAGCAATGATCGTATTTTGATCAAAATTGCTTCGACTTGGCAAGGCATCAAGGCGGCTGAACAGCTTGAAAAAGAAGGCATCAACTGTAACTTGACCCTACTCTTCTCTCAAGCCCAAGCCCGTGCCTGTGCGGAAGCTGGCGTTTACTTAATCTCACCATTCGTTGGTCGTATCCTTGACTGGTACAAAGCCAACGGTGAGAAAAAAGAATTCGCATCCGCGGAAGATCCAGGTGTGATTTCTGTCACTTCTATTTACAACTACTACAAAGAATACGGCTATAACACAGTGGTAATGGGTGCAAGTTTCCGTAACGTAGGTGAAATCACCGAGTTGGCTGGCTGCGACCGCTTAACTATCGCACCAGCGTTATTAAAAGAGTTGCAAGAAAGCAATCAACCGCTTGTGCGTAAATTAGCCTTTAACGGCGAAGTGAAAGTGCGTCCAGCACGGATGACGGAAGCCGAATTCTATTGGGAACACAATTCAGATCCAATGGCGGTAGAAAAATTAGCGGAAGGTATCCGCAAATTTGCTATCGACCAAGAAAAATTAGAAGCGATGCTTTCAGCTAAGCTATAA
- a CDS encoding 5'-nucleotidase, lipoprotein e(P4) family → MKTSIKLSAIALSTVFALTACTQAPSNAGEAKLQQHAMLGVNWMQESGEYQALAYQAFNTAKVAFDNAKVAKGKKKAVVVDLDETMMDNSAYAAWQIQNNKAFDGKDWTRWVNARQTKAIAGAVEFNNYVNSHKGKMFYVSNRKDQGEKAGTLDDMKTLGFQGASEDTLFLKKDKSSKSARFAEIEKMGYEIVLFIGDNLNDFGDEPYKKSNADRRAFVEANQKAFGKKFIVLPNPNYGDWEGAVFNYNYKLSADEKNQARHKALRAWDGK, encoded by the coding sequence ATGAAAACTTCAATCAAGTTATCCGCCATTGCACTTAGTACCGTTTTTGCTTTAACTGCTTGTACCCAAGCACCAAGCAACGCTGGTGAAGCCAAACTACAACAACACGCGATGCTTGGCGTGAACTGGATGCAAGAGTCAGGTGAATATCAGGCTCTTGCTTACCAAGCATTTAATACTGCAAAAGTGGCATTCGACAACGCCAAAGTGGCAAAAGGCAAGAAAAAAGCGGTAGTGGTCGATTTAGATGAAACGATGATGGATAACAGTGCCTACGCCGCATGGCAAATTCAAAACAACAAAGCCTTTGACGGCAAGGACTGGACCCGCTGGGTAAACGCTCGCCAAACTAAAGCGATTGCGGGTGCCGTTGAGTTCAACAACTATGTAAACAGCCACAAAGGCAAAATGTTCTATGTTTCAAATCGTAAGGATCAAGGTGAAAAAGCAGGCACATTGGATGATATGAAAACCCTTGGCTTCCAAGGTGCAAGTGAAGACACCCTGTTCTTGAAAAAAGACAAATCAAGCAAATCTGCTCGCTTTGCAGAAATTGAAAAAATGGGCTATGAAATCGTATTATTTATCGGTGACAACTTAAACGATTTCGGTGATGAGCCCTACAAAAAATCAAATGCCGACCGCCGTGCCTTCGTGGAAGCCAATCAAAAAGCCTTTGGTAAAAAATTCATCGTATTACCAAACCCAAATTATGGCGACTGGGAAGGTGCAGTATTTAACTACAACTATAAGTTAAGTGCCGACGAGAAAAACCAAGCCCGCCACAAAGCCTTAAGAGCGTGGGACGGTAAATAA
- a CDS encoding 7-cyano-7-deazaguanine/7-aminomethyl-7-deazaguanine transporter → MTIHFSDAQCRSLLLLAFFHIFIITISNYLVQITFEIKIPFTDIAIPTTWGTFTFPFIFLATDLTVRVFGAALARKIIFVVMIPALVVSYIVSVLFFEGTFQGFTTLGEFNLFVFRIALASFVAYAVGQLMDIFVFNRLRQGKTWWLAPASSTTFGSLIDTFVFFAVAFYQSEDAFMAENWFAIGSVDYAFKLFVSLLLFVPLYGVLLNFIVKKLNLASN, encoded by the coding sequence ATGACCATTCACTTTTCCGATGCCCAGTGTCGTTCTTTGCTATTGTTAGCGTTTTTCCACATTTTTATTATCACCATCAGCAACTATTTAGTGCAGATTACCTTTGAAATAAAAATTCCATTTACTGACATCGCCATCCCAACCACTTGGGGCACATTTACCTTTCCATTTATCTTTTTAGCCACAGATTTAACTGTAAGAGTATTTGGAGCAGCACTTGCTCGCAAAATTATTTTTGTGGTGATGATCCCAGCACTTGTCGTCAGCTATATCGTCTCAGTGCTGTTTTTTGAAGGTACATTCCAAGGTTTTACGACCTTAGGCGAGTTTAATCTGTTCGTATTCCGTATTGCGTTAGCCAGTTTTGTGGCGTATGCCGTGGGGCAGTTAATGGATATCTTCGTTTTCAACCGCTTGCGTCAAGGCAAAACCTGGTGGCTTGCCCCGGCGAGCTCAACCACGTTCGGCAGCCTGATCGACACCTTCGTGTTCTTTGCCGTGGCGTTCTACCAAAGCGAAGACGCCTTTATGGCAGAAAACTGGTTCGCTATTGGCTCTGTCGATTACGCATTCAAATTGTTTGTGAGCCTACTGCTGTTCGTGCCACTTTACGGCGTATTACTCAATTTCATTGTGAAAAAACTCAATTTAGCGTCTAATTAA
- a CDS encoding biotin--[acetyl-CoA-carboxylase] ligase yields the protein MKLNQRVIQQALLCGEVNVFEQIDSTNEYLLNHYRELPSGSLCLAESQTAGRGRRGRQWFSPISQNLYFSMLWRYELAEISQISSLSLVVAITIAETFEQLDVSDIQIKWPNDIYYQGKKMGGILIESRMDSNHAYLVIGIGLNLAMQNVDPKVVTQPWADLADYQFDRNQIAAMLAKKLQHALIAFPHHPFDEYLPRWQKFDLYYQKPVKLLTEQGDIHGISRGINENGELLLAQTDGIKTFAIGEISLRAD from the coding sequence ATGAAGCTAAACCAACGTGTTATTCAGCAAGCCTTGCTTTGCGGCGAAGTTAATGTTTTTGAGCAAATTGATTCAACCAACGAGTATTTGCTCAACCATTATCGTGAATTGCCAAGCGGCTCTCTCTGCCTTGCCGAAAGCCAAACTGCGGGACGTGGACGCCGTGGGCGGCAATGGTTTTCGCCGATTAGCCAAAATCTCTATTTTTCCATGCTATGGCGGTATGAATTGGCAGAAATCTCACAAATATCCTCACTCAGTTTAGTGGTGGCAATCACCATTGCAGAAACTTTTGAGCAACTTGACGTCAGCGATATTCAGATTAAGTGGCCGAATGATATTTACTATCAGGGTAAGAAAATGGGCGGCATTTTGATTGAAAGCCGAATGGATAGCAATCACGCTTATTTGGTGATTGGCATCGGCTTGAATTTAGCAATGCAGAATGTGGATCCAAAAGTCGTAACCCAACCTTGGGCAGATCTAGCAGACTATCAATTTGATCGCAACCAGATCGCTGCCATGTTAGCGAAGAAACTGCAACATGCACTGATCGCATTTCCCCACCACCCCTTTGATGAATATCTCCCTCGTTGGCAAAAATTTGATCTTTACTATCAAAAACCAGTTAAATTGCTTACAGAACAAGGTGATATTCACGGAATCTCTCGTGGTATCAATGAGAATGGTGAATTATTGTTAGCACAGACTGACGGTATCAAAACCTTCGCCATTGGCGAAATCTCGTTAAGAGCGGATTAA
- the murB gene encoding UDP-N-acetylmuramate dehydrogenase, translating to MSQSLTPFHTFHLPVNANQIITVTTVEQLLHEWQKAVADKQPVLLVGKGSNLLFLEDFAGKVLINQLKGIEHRQDDDFHYLQVAGGENWHELVQWTLAQGIYGLENLALIPGCVGSAPIQNIGAYGVEFERFCDFVDVLELPTGKSFKLSKAECQFGYRESVFKHQYKTGYAIVAVGLKLPKVWQPVLSYGTLAQFDPQAVTSEQIFAEVCAVRSAKLPDPNEYGNAGSFFKNPIVSPEIFSTIQQAYPTVPHYPQTDGSIKLPAGWLIDQCQLKGFQIGGAAVHTQQALVLINKNNATGQDVLALAKAVRYQVREKFGVELHPEVRFIGKDGEVDSESVTR from the coding sequence ATGAGCCAAAGTTTAACCCCTTTTCATACCTTCCATTTACCTGTCAATGCCAATCAAATTATCACCGTCACAACGGTTGAGCAATTATTGCACGAATGGCAGAAGGCGGTAGCCGATAAACAACCTGTATTATTAGTTGGAAAAGGCAGTAACTTATTGTTTTTAGAAGATTTTGCTGGCAAAGTATTGATTAATCAACTCAAAGGCATTGAGCATCGCCAAGACGATGATTTTCACTACTTACAAGTGGCAGGCGGAGAAAACTGGCATGAACTGGTGCAATGGACTCTCGCTCAAGGTATTTATGGATTAGAAAACTTAGCATTAATTCCTGGTTGTGTTGGCTCCGCCCCAATTCAAAATATTGGTGCTTATGGCGTGGAGTTTGAGCGTTTTTGTGATTTTGTCGATGTACTTGAATTGCCAACAGGAAAATCGTTCAAATTGAGCAAAGCAGAATGTCAGTTTGGTTATCGAGAAAGCGTGTTTAAACATCAGTATAAGACAGGTTACGCCATTGTAGCGGTGGGGTTGAAATTGCCTAAAGTTTGGCAGCCAGTGTTATCGTACGGAACCTTGGCACAGTTTGATCCGCAAGCGGTCACTTCCGAGCAAATTTTTGCAGAAGTTTGTGCGGTGCGTTCAGCAAAATTACCTGATCCAAATGAATACGGCAATGCGGGCAGTTTCTTCAAAAATCCGATTGTGTCACCTGAAATATTTTCAACTATTCAGCAGGCTTATCCGACCGTCCCGCACTATCCGCAAACCGATGGCTCAATTAAATTGCCAGCGGGCTGGCTGATTGATCAATGCCAATTAAAAGGCTTCCAAATCGGTGGTGCGGCAGTACATACGCAGCAAGCCCTTGTGCTAATTAACAAAAACAATGCAACAGGACAAGACGTGTTGGCATTGGCGAAAGCCGTTCGTTACCAAGTTCGAGAAAAATTTGGTGTTGAATTGCACCCAGAAGTGCGATTCATCGGTAAAGATGGCGAAGTGGACAGCGAGAGTGTAACACGATGA
- the oxyR gene encoding DNA-binding transcriptional regulator OxyR produces the protein MNIRDLEYLIALADFKHFRKAADACNVSQPTLSGQIRKLEDELGTILLERTSRKVLFTQAGLVLVEQAKSVLREVKILKEMASNQGKEMSGPILIGLIPTLGPYLSPLILPQLKKRFPELDIYIYELQTSVLVEQLESGQLDCGIVAFTPASENFIEVPLFNEKMRLAVPNSHPWAKMDCLALNQLRDQELLMLDSGHCLRTHAMSYCTSIGAKENPRFKASSLETLRNMVAADVGIALIPELATQVNPNPNLTYLTFTDPEPYRAVGLIYRPGTPLRQRYEQLAKAIKEIMDGQQ, from the coding sequence ATGAACATTCGTGATTTAGAGTATCTGATCGCCTTGGCAGATTTTAAACATTTCCGTAAAGCCGCTGACGCTTGTAATGTGAGCCAACCCACATTAAGCGGACAGATCCGCAAGTTAGAAGACGAACTCGGCACCATTTTACTAGAACGTACCAGCCGCAAAGTGCTTTTTACCCAAGCAGGATTGGTATTAGTTGAGCAAGCGAAATCCGTGTTAAGAGAAGTCAAAATTCTCAAAGAAATGGCAAGTAATCAAGGCAAAGAGATGTCTGGGCCGATTTTAATTGGCTTGATCCCAACTCTCGGTCCTTATCTCTCTCCGCTAATTTTGCCACAACTCAAAAAACGCTTTCCCGAATTAGACATCTATATTTACGAATTACAAACATCAGTTTTAGTGGAACAACTGGAGTCAGGTCAGCTGGATTGTGGCATTGTTGCATTTACTCCCGCAAGCGAGAACTTTATTGAAGTACCACTTTTCAATGAAAAAATGCGACTTGCTGTACCAAACTCCCATCCTTGGGCAAAAATGGATTGCTTAGCACTAAATCAATTGCGAGATCAAGAACTGCTGATGCTAGACAGCGGTCACTGCTTACGCACCCACGCAATGAGTTACTGCACCTCCATTGGAGCAAAAGAGAACCCTCGATTTAAAGCCAGCAGCCTTGAGACCTTACGTAATATGGTCGCTGCCGATGTTGGCATTGCGTTGATTCCTGAACTCGCCACACAAGTGAATCCAAATCCTAATTTAACCTATCTCACCTTTACTGATCCTGAACCTTATCGTGCCGTGGGACTAATTTACCGACCTGGCACACCACTTCGCCAACGTTACGAGCAACTTGCCAAAGCAATTAAAGAAATTATGGACGGTCAACAATGA
- the fabR gene encoding HTH-type transcriptional repressor FabR, whose translation MSIGVRAVQKEKTRRALVDAAFNQLTAEKSFSNLSLREVAREAGIAPTSFYRHFKDMDELGLAMVDESGLILRQLMRQARKRLENGGSVVATSVETFFEFIEDRPNMFRLLLRESSGTSQAFRTAASREIQHFVAELAEYTQLQNPLIDRELAYIESEGLVTLVFTAGSHALDMNEQERNQLKKRVIMQLRMLARGAAFYAQTAHARKENHE comes from the coding sequence ATGAGCATAGGAGTTCGTGCAGTTCAAAAAGAGAAAACCCGCCGTGCTTTAGTTGATGCTGCCTTTAATCAACTCACGGCGGAAAAAAGTTTTTCCAATTTAAGCCTTAGGGAAGTCGCCCGTGAAGCCGGCATTGCCCCCACGTCTTTCTACCGCCATTTTAAAGATATGGACGAACTTGGCTTAGCAATGGTGGATGAATCAGGGCTGATTCTTCGCCAATTAATGCGACAAGCACGCAAGCGTTTAGAAAATGGCGGCTCTGTCGTGGCAACCTCTGTTGAAACATTCTTTGAATTTATTGAAGATCGCCCGAATATGTTCCGCTTATTGCTACGGGAAAGCTCTGGCACCTCTCAAGCATTTCGTACTGCCGCTAGCCGTGAAATCCAACATTTTGTTGCTGAATTAGCGGAATATACCCAACTCCAAAACCCATTGATCGATCGTGAATTGGCGTATATTGAATCGGAAGGGTTAGTCACCTTGGTTTTCACCGCTGGCTCCCATGCACTTGATATGAATGAACAAGAACGTAACCAATTGAAAAAACGGGTAATTATGCAACTTCGTATGCTTGCTCGTGGAGCGGCGTTTTATGCCCAAACGGCACATGCAAGGAAAGAAAATCATGAATAA
- a CDS encoding protein disulfide oxidoreductase, whose translation MNKSAFLKRFLRNFFLYGGLFIVLSVAVDWYRKPTAPAQFAQQVLNDIHQQPKILAQLSHNKPMLLYFWGSWCGFCEYTSPAVQQLADSGIEVLGVALKSGSNEAVQNYLTQNGYSFPTLNDPTGEFSKSWDIQATPTILLIKDGKIQHYTTGLTSYWGLKVRLWLANL comes from the coding sequence ATGAATAAATCCGCTTTTCTTAAACGCTTTCTCCGCAATTTTTTTCTCTACGGTGGGCTATTTATTGTCTTAAGTGTTGCAGTGGATTGGTACCGAAAGCCAACCGCACCTGCTCAGTTTGCTCAACAGGTATTAAACGACATTCATCAGCAGCCCAAAATACTGGCTCAACTTAGCCATAACAAACCTATGTTGCTCTATTTTTGGGGCAGTTGGTGTGGGTTTTGTGAATACACGTCGCCTGCAGTGCAACAACTCGCAGATAGCGGTATCGAAGTGTTGGGCGTTGCATTAAAATCGGGATCGAATGAAGCTGTGCAAAACTATTTAACCCAGAACGGCTATAGCTTCCCCACCCTTAATGATCCAACAGGCGAATTTTCCAAAAGCTGGGATATCCAAGCTACCCCAACGATTTTGCTGATAAAAGATGGAAAAATTCAACACTACACCACAGGACTCACAAGCTATTGGGGATTGAAAGTGCGATTGTGGTTGGCAAATCTCTAA